Sequence from the Cucurbita pepo subsp. pepo cultivar mu-cu-16 chromosome LG02, ASM280686v2, whole genome shotgun sequence genome:
GATAGTTTTTGTGTGGTAGTTTCGTAATTGTTGTAACTTTAGCTATTCGaacccaagcccaagcccaagcccaagcccggacttgggcttgggcttggacTTGAGCTTGgacttgggcttgggcttgtcTAACCTATGATTAAATTATGCACAAAATACTAATCGTAtcataaaagttaaattttaaaataaatatagaatttggtaatatcaaatattgtatttaaaaaaagtacacTTTCAATTCCAATTTCATATGCATGCTTTTTACCGGTTGAATTACATTGAAGTTGATCGTCAATAAATGATgtctaaaattgaaatatttctttGATCGCTCATTCAAAATTCGCTATTCAATGAGCACCATAAGTATAAGAACTACCTTGTCATTTCTCGATTCTCGATACCGTCAGGTTGCTTCTTCTCTCAAACATTATCATTTACTTAGCTCTTGTCATTTCGACCCGAACTCTATCCAGCTTTCCTGACCATCTAATTTTTTGTCATTCCATTTTGGCTCACATCAACTCGCTCTGAATACAATTTTAGTCTCTGAATTATCCCTATAATTCGAAAGTAACAGTTTAATCAAAATCTTCTATACCACCATGACAAAATTAAAGTTCATAagagattcttttttttaattcaaccgTCTTTGCTCNgtaaaaaaaaaaaaattaggttttgGGTTTAGATTAACCATCAAACTAATGctttttttcaaagaaagctatcttaaacaataaaataacaaaatttaaattaatgttaattGGGATGgttcaaaccctaaaccttGATTAAGCAAATTAAATAGATTTCTACAATATAACTTCATATAACTNAGCTTACGGAATTAATATACGCCTCCAGAACAAAGCCATTACAAGAAATCGATCGAAAGATCTCAGCACTTGTAGCCGAAAGGAGAGGCGATACATGAAATCAAACCACttcttgaaaacaaaataaataaaaagaattaagaatTGTAGATGTTCGTAACCTACGAATCAACGATGCAATCCCAAAACGAAACCATAACGAGAGAAACTTTGAGCGCCAAGAAGCTGTTCATTCGGCAGTTCATGCTTGGAAATGCAAGCCGGTGATGAATTTATAGAGAGCTATTCGAACCCTAGACGATAGTTTTTGTGTGGTAGTTTCGTAATTGTTGTAACTTTAGCTATTCGaacccaagcccaagcccaagcccaagcccggacttgggcttgggcttggacTTGAGCTTGgacttgggcttgggcttgtcTAACCTATGATTAAATTATGCACAAAATACTAATCGTAtcataaaagttaaattttaaaataaatatagaatttggtaatatcaaatattgtatttaaaaaaagtacacTTTCAATTCCAATTTCATATGCATGCTTTTTACCGGTTGAATTACATTGAAGTTGATCGTCAATAAATGATgtctaaaattgaaatatttctttGATCGCTCATTCAAAATTCGCTATTCAATGAGCACCATAAGTATAAGAACTACCTTGTCATTTCTCGATTCTCGATACCGTCAGGTTGCTTCTTCTCTCAAACATTATCATTTACTTAGCTCTTGTCATTTCGACCCGAACTCTATCCAGCTTTCCTGACCATCTAATTTTTTGTCATTCCATTTTGGCTCACATCAACTCGCTCTGAATACAATTTTAGTCTCTGAATTATCCCTATAATTCGAAAGTAACAGTTTAATCAAAATCTTCTATACCACCATGACAAAATTAAAGTTCATAagagattcttttttttaattcaaccgTCTTTGCTCACaaatagatgaaaaaaattgaaattagaaaaCAGGAAAACACTCTGAAAAGTAAAACCAAACATGAAGACAGACATAATCCTTGGACTACAAGGTTTGGTAGTCCTTCCATGTAATAATAAGACAATATTACACATTAAGAACTTCAAATTCACCTTCAGAAAGATATCAACCAATATAGACACGATCGGCCTAATCAAATTTACAGATACAGTCTTCGTCCCACTCTTTTTATTGTCGATAAATCATCAAATCTTCGTAAGGATTACCCGAAACACGTATACTTACCTTGTTGGCCTAATTAGTAACTCGGAAAATCTTATTACGGGTATATACTGAATCTGGAGGGgggtaaaaaaatttgaaggctAAAATCACCTAAATCTAACCACAATGCATGATATATCATCTTTACTCTCTTTCTGCAAAGCCTCAGTTATCAACTGCTTAGCAGCCTTTAATGGGTCTTTGATTCTTCGAGCGATATCGACCGCTTCTTGATTCGCCATAACCTGTATCATTCACATTCATAAGAACATTTGTAGATATGAAGAACAACTTTGTAAATGTATTAGGTGTTGATGCAACAGACAAATGGGATGGAAGCTGATATTAGCACCTTCCATAGACCGTCGCTGGCGAGAATTAATACGTCCATGTTGGCATCTATGTTGATATCTCGTATATCGGGATCCGATCGCAAGTGAGATTTGAGGCTCTTGTCTCCAAATGCTCGTGACACTGCTAGCTGACCATTCACTCGAGGTACGTCTCCtgatttttataagaattcaATAGGAACAGGAAAAAACATGAGTTCAAATGTTGGACTGACCTTGACTTCAACTACTCGCTGTTTCGATGTTGGGTACTTGAAACAGTTCGAAATAGAAAGTACTCGTTATCGGTTTCGATCATTTAAGAATCATAAACGAGGACGAAAGTAAGACGACTCTGTTTCTTGGAGCACTAGCTTTTCATGAGATGTCAAAATGAAAGTTTCTAAATTCAATTCCTACATTGATATGTGTCTAAAGTCTTGGCGATCATTGGTTCGACACGACTTTAGCAATAGCGAAAAGTGACTAACCCAAGCTAAATAGATTTGTCCGATAAAAGAACGTCCCAACGAAAACAAGCAATTGCATACTATGGCACAAGTACAAAATATAAGTGGCGAAAAATTTGGATATCGCTCGGTACTAGATACCGATGACAACTTCTAACAAGATATAGTTTACCTGGCATGTTCGAAACGAAACCCCCTTTATGCTCAATTATGCCACGCTCCGTACTCGGCTCATGGTCGATGCTCATCTGTATAGCTTCACCCCCTCTTGATAGAACTGCACGAGAATCTCCAACATTGGCCACCCATAATCGTTGACCGTTAATCAGAATAGCATTAACCGCAGTTGATCCACCACGACCCAAGTCGGAGCTGTGGGATAGAATGGCCTGGTCTGTCTTCTCATAGGCTTTCGAGATGGAGCTGTTGGGATCGACCCAAAACTCGTCCTATAATGACAAAAGTGAAAGTAAAAACCAGACCAAGAGAAGCCATATGAGTACTCAGCTTAACATCCTACCTCCTTCAGGATATTAGAAAACAAATGCTTTTGTAAATAGGCAGGCACATTTTCTCCTAAATGGCCATCGTAAATGGCAAAGAGCCCCAGTTCATGTTCTTGAATCTGAACAAACTTAGCAACATGGTAATCTTCCATGGGATGATTAGCTTTCCCTTTTACCAGGCAGAACCCGTACTTGATAAGCCCCTCGTGGCTTCGTCCTTTACCGTAGTTTAACGCCGATCTAATCTACACGACGAAATTGTCAACAGAAGTATAAGAATCTAAAAACAAATTCACTCGAATCACAGTTCTTGTAATTATCAGGTCGGGATCATTCTTTTCGATTAGAGTCCACTCTCGTAGTTGAGGACTCGTTGGTTGGGATTGTTTTTTGTATGGTCGTGtaccttctttcatttttttcaacgAAAGCTCGGTTTCTTAATTCTTAcccaaaaatacaaaaactaCTTATTCGACTTAAGATAAGAACCCCGCCAATAGCCACGGTCCGTTGAGCAGTTAATCACGCTCTAGACATAGGGCAATGGTTCATCCACCAAACTCAAGGTTCTTGTCTCTTTATAACTCAATAACAAAGTTGTACAACCTATAGAATAGATCTCGTTCGAGCATGGTGCATAATTTTTTGTATAGATCACCTACAGCCACGGTCCGTCGAGCAGTTAATCACGCTCTAGACGTAGGGCAGTGGTTCATCCACCAAACTTAAGGTTATTGACCCTTTAGAACTCAATAACAAAGTTGTACAACCTATAGAACAGATCTTGTTCGAGCAAGGTCGTTGCACTaagcataatttttttgtttagatcATCTACAGCTATGGTCCGTCGAGCAGTTAATCACACTCTAAACGTAGGGCAACGGTTCATCCACCAAACTTAAAGGTTCTTGACCCTTTAGAACTCAATAACAAAGTTGTACAACCTATACAACAGATCTTGTTCGAGCAAGATCATTGCACTATgcataatattttgtttagatCATCTACAGCCACGGTCCGTCGAGCAGTTAATCACGCTCTGAACGTAGGGCAACGCTTCATCCACCAAACTTAAAGGTTCTTGACCCTTTAGAACTCGATAACAAAGTCGTACAACCTATAGAACAGATCCTATACATAACTTTATCACCTAAATTTCAATAGCCCACAGCTCCTAATCCACCAAAAGAGTTGATCAACAAATTTACGTTGTTCAAACAGAGCTTTGATAGAATTGTAAGAAGTTCCTCATACTAAATTTCTCTGTGATTTTGGTCAAATTTTGGCACATGAGGGAAAGAACACAATCACAATCGAAGAatcatgaagaacaaaaagaaaaacaaacttACCCGAGAGTATGAAGCATTAAAACAACAGAGCCTATCCATAagtataaatttcaaaagaattcCAAGTCGTTGTGGTAATTTCTCAACATCTATCCTTCGTACAGAGTCATCTCCACCAAACCAACACAAAAGCCCCAATTCCAATCAAATCCACCTCCAGAATTCACCGACTGCACCATCGATTTACGAACTCAATAACGATTCATAATAATCCATAAGGAACGATGCCCTAAAGGATGATGAAAAACGGTACCTGAGTGGCTGAAATCGCCCATGAACGATCAGATTAAAGCTCaagaacaaagaggaaaaaaaatggtttaagGTTTCgcaccttcttcttcttcttcttcttcttcttcttcttcttcaggtTGTTCTTGTTGCTGTGTATTGCTTCAGTTGGTTCTTAATTGGTTTGAGACAATTGAATAAAGGAATGAtgagagaaggagagagaaaaggagtaGGAACATATTTTGTAAGCTTTTCtctgaaaatcaaaattaaataattaaataattaaataattaaataattaaataattaaataattaaataattaaataaatagcaaagcatgagagagagagagaggcatcGTTCCATTGCCATGATTTGCAACCGTTTTGGAAGTCTAAGCTGACTCAGCAAATGAATGAGTaaagttattaaaattaattaaaaattatttgttttaaatatttttatctaaaaaataaaaaatggtataaaagaaaaggttacCCACAAACCCCGACTACGACTTTCTTCTctgttgacttttttttttttNttttttttttttttttttttttttttttttttttttttttttttaatttcaatatttattccaccattttttttcaccattaaatttataaaatcatttcgGATTTTTCGAgatttgctggcacaccgcctggagTCTagtgttctcgctgacacaccaccgGGTATCtcactctaataccatttgtaatggtctaagttcaccgctagtcgatattgtattttttgaatttttccttttgggttttcctctCAGAGTTTCTAAAACTTGTCTATTAccgagagattttcacacctttataaacaatgtttcgtttcacactcttatacaATGAGgttactttttatatttacacGAGTTAAATGATATGTTTAGTCCATAAACATGAATTGTCCATTAAACTTGTAAGGCTCGGGATTCACCCTAATGGGATACAAAATTCTCGAAAAATTAAGAGATATTTCTCCTTGTTAGTTAAATGGGGTCGgagatgaaaattatattatcgATCCTTGTCCTTACTCGCACTGCCTTAccttagtttttaaatataagtaTACAGACATATGGAAAACTAAcgttgtaatattaaaatttgagttttatttataaaatattatgtgatttattccattattttatattttttaatataaattatactgaaaaataaaaattgtatttagtttatttaaaaataaataaattgataaataattggttaattatataatataaggTATAATTATGACGTTTCATAGAGTcaaactaaatattaaaatgggGATTACCTAAACAACTATAATATGATACTTATATTAATAGATGATGACAtaatcaaaaagaaaaaaacactgTGTTTACGTAACGAAGAATAACTTTATTGAGCGGACgacgaaaatttaaaatatatgaaatttaatcaaatttgagggactaaataataaaaaagtatcAATGTAAGTATAGCTCAATTCGTTGTGATATTATATCATCGACCAAAAGTTACAAGTTTAAATCTCGACCTCGgcgtatttaattttttttttatttaataaaattataatattttaattttgtgtgaataaattttataaataactttttttaaaaaatagaataattaataattaaatattttttaaaattgcaaATAATCAAAAGCGCGTGAAATGGGAGAATTGACTAGACGGTCAAGTTGACCGAGTCAAAGCTTGAGCTACAATTTTGTGGTTGATTCATAAATCTGAAAACccttttatattcttttaggTTATAATTTTaccactttttattttattttatgtctcTAACT
This genomic interval carries:
- the LOC111788258 gene encoding probable protein phosphatase 2C 10, whose translation is MDRLCCFNASYSRIRSALNYGKGRSHEGLIKYGFCLVKGKANHPMEDYHVAKFVQIQEHELGLFAIYDGHLGENVPAYLQKHLFSNILKEDEFWVDPNSSISKAYEKTDQAILSHSSDLGRGGSTAVNAILINGQRLWVANVGDSRAVLSRGGEAIQMSIDHEPSTERGIIEHKGGFVSNMPGDVPRVNGQLAVSRAFGDKSLKSHLRSDPDIRDINIDANMDVLILASDGLWKVMANQEAVDIARRIKDPLKAAKQLITEALQKESKDDISCIVVRFR